Below is a window of Camelina sativa cultivar DH55 chromosome 11, Cs, whole genome shotgun sequence DNA.
ggcaagactaaattctgtttgggatagcaacttgagtacataaatgatggaatccttgtgcatcaaatggcatatactgaaaaggtactcaagaggtttaatatggaccaagctcacccattgactagcccaatggttgtaaggagccttgatttggataaagatccattcggtccaaagaaggacgatgaagaagtttttggtccggaagtgccatacctcaaggctataggagcgttaatgttcttggctagctacactagaccagacaaatgttttgccgtgaacctcctagctagATTTAGCTCATGtccaacccaaaggcactggaacggtatcaaacatgtTTTACGTTACCTACAAAGGACGacagatttgggtttatattatactatccataacaaagaaggtttagttggttttgctgatgcaggttatctatctgATCCACATAATTCAaagtctcaaaccggctatgtgtttacTCACGGTGGTACCGCGATTtcatggcgttctatgaagTAAAGCATTGTGGCCACTTCATCTAATCACGCGGAGATTTTAGCAAttcatgaagccagccgtgaatGTGTTTGGTGTAGATCGATGATTCAACATATCGggacagattgtggcatggccgacgATAAGGAAGCAACGGTTATatatgaagacaatacggcctgcatcgcacaactTAAGGAAGGATATattaagggagatcggacgaagaaCATattacccaagttcttcttcacacatgaattACAAAaagccggagaagttcaagtggtacaagttcaatcctgcgacaactcagccgatctcttcaccaagtcattgccgacatcaacattcaagaagctcatgcaccagattgggatgcagagacttaaggacttctagggatgcttggaacagggggagtaatgcatgttgtactctttttccttcaccatggttttgtcccaatgggttttcctgataaggttttaatgaggcagcacccccaagcgcATTACAGAGATCCTTCCTAGCACCaggcacggttatgtcatccaagggggagtgttgtaaaacacttggagtggatcTTCCATAATCGGCCCATACACGGCCTATACATGACCCATGTACGTACAAGACCATAAGGCCCATCGACCACCTCCTTTAGTCTAAGTCGGTTTATGATTCCTAATGTAATTGGACTTTGcctttgactatatatatgtaacctccaTTCGATTGAATCAAtaataagacaagagaaaacctccttcgatttctctagtttacaacacaaTATATAAACCTacgttaaattaaaatatatacccACTTTATAAACCCCACTTTATAgcttatatatacacatcaacAACACATGAAATGTAATGTAATATGTAAAATAGTTTTCGTGTGGACCTAACTAAAACTAGTCGTCGTAACTCATTCATGGAGGCTTTGTTCTGCTCTGAgataccaaacaacaacatcagatCCTCCATTAACGATCTCtgttactcttcttcttcttcatatacaTGGCCAACAATCATGACCTCCTCTTCCACAGTCATGAACACAGATAACATTCCTAGATGCGACTGGGATCTTTCTCTCTCGGCCGTTGTTTCCTCCGCATCCACCGGATCAGACGCTATCGGAACAATCGAGTTCGACCCGAGCGGAGAGATCATAGCTACAGGAGGTATCGCAAGAAAGATCAGAACGTATCGTTTGAGTTCTTTGTTAAGGTCACGTGACGATCACGTTACGGCTTCAGAGAGCTGTATATGCACGCCGGCGAAGCTAAGCAGTCTCAGATGGAGACCCGATTTATCTGGTCGGGTTATCGGGTCTGGAGACTACGACGGGGTTGTCACGGAGTACGACGTTGAGAAACAAGTTCCTGTTTTCGAGAGAGACGAGCATGGAGGTAGAAGGATTTGGAGCATGGACTACACGCTACACAATGGCTCTCTTATAGGCGCGTCGGGGTCCGACGACGGAACGGTTCAAATGTGGGATCCACGTAACGGAGGGTCGTTGGAAGGAACGGTTAGGCCCGGAGGCGGCGCGGCGATCTGTTCGGTAGAGTTTGATCCCTTCGGTGGATCTTCGTTAGCCGTCGGATGCGCTGACCGGAATGCTTACGTGTACGACATCAGAAGACTCGTTGACCCTTTGATCGTATTAGACGGTCATACCAAAACGGTGACGTATGCTCGGTTCATGAATTCTCATACGATCGTCACCGGTTCGACCGACGGGAGCTTGAAGCAATGGGATATAAACAACGGACGGCGCGTAGTTCGAACGTACCGGGGGCATGTTAATAGCCGGAACTTTGTCGGGTTGTCGGTTTGGAGACATGGTGGTTTGGTCGTGTCCGGGTCGGAGAATAACCAAGTGTTTGTGTATGATAAGAGGTGGGAGGAACCGGTTTGGGTGTGTGAGTTGGGTCAAACAGATCGGTTTGGGTCTGACCGACGGTTCGTGAGCAGTGTGTGTTTGAGACAAGTGGATGAAGATTGGTGCACACTTGTTGCCGGAGGATCCGATGGGGTTTTAGAGATTTTCTCGGGCATACGGAGCTAAGTcagtatttatatattatgctCATGATTATTACAAAGTTGAACTATAAACTGTCTATAATTATTCATTTGAATATGATTTAATTTCAATgttaccactttttttttttttaactgatatTCAGAACTTTTCCAATCATTGCAATTCGAATACACATTCTATAGGGAATTtaaaatcaattcaaaacagttaacattgtttttcttctcatgaAAGGGTATCCTATTTGGAAGTACATTTGGtaaagtaaaatttatttgtaaaatttacataattaaattcttgtcatttaaataaatatcaaaacttaaagttattatttataatatccAAAAACATACTTAAAACAATTCTAAATGAAATTAGTAtccataatttaaatattctaGATATTGTTAActtgctaaaaaaaaagtttttgcgAATCATACTATGTAGCAGCttaagttttatataaatatgattatataattttttatgcaTTGGTCtactaaaatacacaaaatattttggtcTGATATCAAAAGAGTTACGCCAATCTTAACCGGtatcaaagacaaaaaatataatctatctaaaattatatatacaatatatatattatatcaaaacatattaaaataaacacaaaagtacaacatatatttttttaataattattacaaaatttgttaatctagttcaattttatatatagttttagttttatattttaattattttcattttttctttcgaAGTTAAAAATTGCTCTCGGTTTTTAAGATTCATTTTCTGGATTATGAGAATTTATTGAGCCACAATTTAGTGGTGAAGATTTTGCCAAGTAATCAAAATCATGAAGCGAAGTTACCAGCAACCTCTAAActatgaagatttttttaaaatctaatctATTCACCATCACAAgtatacatataataatatatgcaCTACAAATGACAATGACAACCCTTTTCCATTAGCTAGAGTTTTTGAGATATAACTTGGGTTGTCAAGGGATATAAGAAGGGTTATAATAAAAGATGATATcagttaatttttaatgttctatatttgatatatataattggtAAAAGAATATGCACATGAAGTGTACAAATAGAGGGAATATAGGAGACTTTTAATTGCTTTAGAAATAAAAAGGCATATAAGAGAGTTCATATATTGAATTGAAAAATGATTTTCGgaatctaaaaatattattgttttggtGAAAACATTTGCAAGCTGAGATGAGTTCTAACATGGTGAGTCTTGATAATACAATATGTAGGATTTAGAGCATAGAGAATGCACTTATTCATAGAGAATGCACTTATTTCCAAGTAATATTTCTCATTTGTTTTccaagatttattttatataaataggACAAAGCTTTTGCACTCTAAGCATATACATTAATCTTGTTTTCATTTACTAGAAATGTTGCTAACAaggatgaagaaaaataatagatGTATTTTATACATGTTAGTTTGCAGATGTTTAAtcttaataattgttttatcttaATGTCTAGAACATCCCTCAAGACTTGGCTGAATCAATTCATCTAATTACTAAAAGCTAGATGGAGGAAAGATCACTTATTTTTGTATTGATCGAGCAATCTATTCTTGTTTTTCTCAATtagttatttgttgttttcagACTACTCCAGATAAATTGCACCATAAAGACGGGACAAAACACAATAGTccaatagacaaaaaaaacgTAGTAAAAAAATCTAGAGTTATAGAAAATCTGGAGTTCACATTCCTTCTATTTAATTAGAAAGTTGTTGTTTGCATTATCAAAAGTGAGAGAGTTGTTAGTCGATCTCAAATTCTGAAAAAATCGGCGAAGCATGTTTCCTCCACGgaatcaatataaaatttaccCTCTAGATTATAAAGAAGTCTTTGATTTGGTAAGTTCAG
It encodes the following:
- the LOC104725735 gene encoding WD repeat-containing protein RUP1, with the translated sequence MEALFCSEIPNNNIRSSINDLCYSSSSSYTWPTIMTSSSTVMNTDNIPRCDWDLSLSAVVSSASTGSDAIGTIEFDPSGEIIATGGIARKIRTYRLSSLLRSRDDHVTASESCICTPAKLSSLRWRPDLSGRVIGSGDYDGVVTEYDVEKQVPVFERDEHGGRRIWSMDYTLHNGSLIGASGSDDGTVQMWDPRNGGSLEGTVRPGGGAAICSVEFDPFGGSSLAVGCADRNAYVYDIRRLVDPLIVLDGHTKTVTYARFMNSHTIVTGSTDGSLKQWDINNGRRVVRTYRGHVNSRNFVGLSVWRHGGLVVSGSENNQVFVYDKRWEEPVWVCELGQTDRFGSDRRFVSSVCLRQVDEDWCTLVAGGSDGVLEIFSGIRS